A segment of the Nasonia vitripennis strain AsymCx chromosome 2, Nvit_psr_1.1, whole genome shotgun sequence genome:
AGAAATTTAAGGTGTTTATAAATACCTTTTTCTAATGGAGCAGTATTGCATTGAGAGTACTAATTATATTACATAGATAAGGTGGTGGAACAATTTAACAGAAAAACAGAAACGCTATTTCATTGCCCTGCATCTTTCATGCAAGCATGATACCTAATTCACAACAAAAACAAGGGTACAAGGAAATTGGTTTGGAGCTTTCAttcgtcttaaaaaaaatatgccTATTATactaactaaaaattaatgtaaaaGTGCAATGTCtaagaaaaaaatctttgAATCATGGTGACACATGCACAGACACATACAAGTGATTCGTACACTTTCAATGCTATCTGATTGAACATTAGGAAACTGATTATCAGTTGTTATCATATATTGCAATGTTTTGTGATATCACTTCCGACACCTAACATTCGATTATAAACAAAGATTTTCCATTAAAACTCATCAGTATTTGCTATTCATACTTTGTGTGTATTGTGTATCATatcaatttttgtaaattatcaaaaattttcacAAGCTGAAATTTAAATTGCATTAATTGTAAGCAGTTGTGGTAGTGGCGTAATTTGAATGCATAATAATTGCAAGGGATCAAACGCTTTTAGGAAGTAAACGAAATCCTTAGACTGTAAAATATTAGTGTTAGGTTTATTGAACTAAACAAAAAAAGTCAAATCGGAATGTATCACATTAGGCACGAAGATGAGCGAATGTCTGGAAGGATTTGTGTCTGCTGTCAAAGCGCTTTTTCCGATATCAGCACAAACCTATCATCAAGAAGGTAAGCCTGCGGTATAACCTAATTCATAATAGCATTTTCTGCTCTTTATCTCTTCCCTCTGCGTTTTGTGAGTAGCAGCTACTAAAAACAAAATGCCTCAAAAATACTGTTACTTTATAAGTACCTGCGTATAACCAGACATTGCACCAGCTCATAGAATATATTCTTAAAACTTGAAATattagtatttttaatcgtgagattttatttatatcagcACTTTTGCATGTTAAGAAGGTTCAActgaatcatttttattattatttgttgtGCTGATTAGATAaatttttagtacattttGTAAAGATATCATATTAGAATTAAATACCATCTTTGAgaattacatatttaataAGCACCATcaatttaatatattaatttataaaaatactcttCTTTTTGTGTTTGTTAATTATCTTTGCTCAACATAATAGTATGCATAATATTAATGCACACAATAAACTTGATGTTATTTATGCTTagtctaatttacttttattctcAAACattaattgtttaaaaaatgtaattacaTCAACTGTTGTGTaaagattcttttttttttattgaagtATATCATCGACCTAAAGATCATAATTTTCTgagtttttattattctgcACAGTATGTGTGGCCTCCTGGTAAAACGAAATAAGTCACATTTTTGTACTTTCGAGAAATTGCGATTTTAATGTTTGAATTGATAAGTATAAGATTATAGTATATGATTTTTAGCACAATACTTtgcttaatatattatgaaCTATATACCTTTCAAATTTATAATTGTCATTGGACACagatgtgtgtatgtataattGTACTGAAACCTGCATGAAAATGTATGaattactttattataaattgaacGTTTGATCACAATCTAAtctaaaatgtataaaaacatgttgtcAGCAATTTTTACAtggattaattaatttagttAACAAAAAATTGCAATCGTCGGTTTATGAATATTCATAGAAATACCAACAATTTCTTTGTAACCCTTCTACACAATATTAGTTTCTTTTTATCGATAATATAAGCCAAGAAATAATCGTTTAAGCATTTGATCCATCGAACATGCTTCAATAACATGATTATCTATTTTTCAGTCTCTTTATTTTTAGTGTTCTTTTTGATGTATGTCTTCCTTAAACTACTTCTTGCATCACCTATAGCCAAAACTACTGAACTCAATTATCTTCTTATAGATGAATTATTTTCTCATTGATTCCTCACTtgggaatatttattgattactATACATCTTAAGCGTCGTAAAATCTATTgtgtaaaatgtataaattcgTGGTGTTGCATGAATTTCATCatatttcaatttatatgAGTAAATTTTCATTGTGTTGACCTTCCTGCACAAGTAATATTGATCAATGTGGAATGTGATGTGAAATTTCTGTTTACATAAAGTCagttagagaaaaaaaattatagtaatTTAGTACTGTCATTAAAAGCTCTTGTgcattgataaaaaatatgtcAGAAAAGAATTAACGTTTACgctaaaattatttacataatacAATATACTTTTGATTACTTCTTTGCCCTCAAATCACTCAGATAACTCCCTTCATCTATAAACACTGCATCTGCGGACAGATACGCGAGATGAATGGCTCAATAAGCGTCTGCATTAGTGCGGACGTAAAAAATGTTCcaatttcgaaaataaaatttgtgcaCAAACAAACAGAAAAAGCGTAACCGCGCCATGAATCTCGCCCAGCAATGAAAATGGATGTATACTCTCTAATAACGTGCGCGTGTAATGATGCAGTGTAACTAATGTAATATCTTTCTGTGTGTTCGCCGACGCAGGTTCGAAAGTCCAGGGTGGCAGCGGCTGCGTCAACAACGTCAACGGCAGCTCGTCGGCTCTCGTCGGAAACTTCGTCGGGcctagcagtagcagcggcggcgTGAGCAGCAGTTTAGGCGGCGCCGGAGTCAGCGGGCAGCAGGCGAAGGCCAGCATCAGAGTGGGTAACGCAGCCAGCAACTCGGCGGAGAGCGGAGGCGGCGGGGCCTTGACGACGGCACATGACGGAGGAGCCGGAACGGCGGGCAGCAGCGGCTACGCGGCACCGGGTGccgccggcagcagcagcggcgcctTATCCGTcagcgccgccgccaccgccgccgtaGCCGCAGTGGCCGCCAGTAACGCGTCgggcagcagtagcagcagtaacgccgccgccgccgccggtagTACCAGTAGCCTTGGGGGAGCACTTGCTGCCAATCTCGCTTCTgccgcagccgcagcagcagcggtgcaCACGAGCAGTGCCCATCCGCCGCCTCAGCACAAGCATCTTTTGCGCTCACGTGTCAAGCTCAGCAACGATCAGATCAAGGACTTTGCCGCCTCCGGCCAGAGTCAGTCTGCCAAAAGTCAGAGCAAGTATCACAAGAAGGACATTGCTGCGAGTTCCGGCTCTACTTCTAGGTAAGTGTAATAAAACTTGAATCCTAGGATTTAGTGGACGGGCCCTTTTCTCGGAATCGTAACTTTGGGGACTAGACTGAAAATGCAATAGACTCGTTACAGCTAACGGCGGTCAGATGGCAGTATTTTTGCACTGCGATACAGACAGAGAAGGGGAGGGGGTTGATTGGAACAGTGTAGATCTGCCTCGAGCGTACCTCGGACTAAATTGGCATACCTGTGCGGGCATGCGTCTCTGGCCAGTCCCTTTGAGTGCTGGCATTTTCAGAGCGACCCGCTTTAATAGTTGACAGTTGCTTACCGAGTTTCGACGGCGTCCTCAAAGCGTTAGGTGCATCGAATCGTAGTGAAGATAATTTTGTACAGAAAAGTGCCTTCTAGTTGTCATTGCATCTGATAAAAAGTGAGTGTACATAGGACAGATagattttaacttttttcaacttttgtGCGTAAATTTAAAGAATCTTTGCCTCATAACCTTCGAAAACACAAGTCAGGCTCTTTAAGAACGACGCCACTTTCATTGGGCATAAGCTAAGTGCGACAACGGCCACGCGATCATGAATTTTTATGTAACAAACGCCGAGTCTCAGCTTTGTCACAAGTTTATgtatatgaattttttcaaatttcttttGCGTTCTGTTTACCAAACGTTAGCGATTAAAATCATTCGAGTTTCTATTGCACGTCGATCTAACTTTACACCGAAATCaagaaataataatgatgTTATTTAGCGTaattcaaataattaattttgagGGAGGTGATCATATTCGTATTAAAAGTTTTGGTTTGCGCATTCAGTTTCCCGTGACGCCAAAGAAAAATCACGCTAAAAAAATAAGCTCTCCGTTAAAGGGCTAATAACCCTTATGAATTTGAAGAGCATTATGCGGTTTTAAGTATTGCATTAACGATGATACTGAAAACGGCGTCGGGAATCCTTAACGCATTTTTCATTCTCGTTATAGATCACAGATTACgtactatttatttttagcataAAAGGTCGTAAGCAAACGGAGCTATATAAAGAGACAATCAAAACTTATAATCATTGCAGTGAACTGTAGTTTTATTTACTTTAGAGCAATGAAATAGAGAGTTGAATGCAAACTTGGCATTTTACAACTGATAAATAAATCGATAAATTTGTCGATTTatagtttttaaagaaaatcaaaTTTATAGCATTGTTAATAgcggattattatttttcagacATCGTTCCTCGTTACGGTCCAGGAAAGCAGTAGCCGAGAGCAATACAGGCAGTGGAGTTGGAGTCGGCGGTGGCTCAGGCACGGGCCTTACAATGTCTGGTAGTGACTCGTTGACgaacagcagcggcggcagcagcaccGCAACGCCTACGTCGGTTTCATCATCAGCTGTAGCACCTAGTGGCGGTCAAGTGCCATTGCCACCTATGGCTGGTGGTGGTCCAGGTCCCGACGACGAGTCAGCGAGTTCGCAAGCAACTCCCACTGGGCTCAACGGCAGCGGTGGACCCTCGGGGTTATCGGCAGGTACGGGAGCCGCAGCAGTAGCTACCGCAGCGGACAGTGAAAGCGACGACGGAGAGGTCGGCCGACTTCAAGCATTGCTCGAAGCCAGAGGATTGCCTCCACACGTCTTTGGAGCATTAGGACCGAGAATGCAGCATCTGCTCAACAGAACCATGGGCGCTAGCTCCGGTAagttagatttttttttcattcgataTTGTGTTGGAGAGCTGAAAGTTGGATGGTTAACGTTACTGAAAAACGAGAAAATTGTGAGTAGTAGGataagcaatttttttttacgataaagtttaattatatatgcgaataatttaataaaatctaCCGTAATTAGGAATAgtgttttaattttgaatactAAGCTGCTAAATTATGAATTACCTTATTTGACTTGTACTCTTACTAATTTGCGACGGAATTTGCAAGTTCACAACGATGACACGTTTCGACAGCGTCACAGTTCTGTCCAGACTTCCATCAAGGCTCAAAACTTCACAAATGCACATTCATCTATCGAGACATGCACAAAATCAATCAATAtcatgaatttttcttttcaatttgtCACAATTTAGGTATTTACCTGTCAATTTCAGCGGCAAAAGCCCAGCAGCTGTTGCCGGGTTTGCAAGCTGTCGATGACGAAGGTGAACAGCTTCAAGCAGTTATCAGTATGGGCGAAATCCTTGTGATGGGCAATGAGGATACCCTTACTGGCTTTCCAGTAAAGCAAGTGGTTGCAGCGCTTATCAATCTACTCAGCATTGAGCACAACTTCGTGATAATGACGCACGCTTGTCGAGCCCTCACGTATATGATGGAGGCGCTGCCGCGTTCGTCGACCGTCGTAGTTGACGCGGTTCCTGTCTTTCTTCAGAAACTCGAGTCAATCGAGTGTATGGATGTGGCCGAACAGTGCCTCACCGCGCTCGCTATGCTCTCTCGAAGACATAGCAAAACCATACTACATGCGGTAAGTAATCTTCGTTTTATTGATTGCAAGCATTTGTCAAAACCATGCCAGAGAATATATATTACAACtcgattatttttgtttataggGCGGCGTTTCAGCTTGTTTAAAATTCGTCGATTTCTTCAATATTACCGCACAACGCGCAGCTTTAACAATCACAGCAAACTGTTGTCAAAATTTGCATCCTGATGATTTCCATCTTGTCTCGGATAGTCTCCCACTTTTGACAAGTAGATTGACTAATCAAGATAAAAAGAGCGTAGAATGTGTATGCCAGGCATTCAGTCGATTAATAGACAGTTTCCAACATGACGAAGTCATGCTGTACAAAATTGTTAACGCTGAACTTCTACAGAACTTACAACAACTGGTAAGTtaagaataatatttacattatattgAATACATAACTAAATTGCCATTGCTAGTTATAAAcgttaatacatttttttaatattcttgCAGTTGATGATCACGCCGCCAGTTAATAGCATTGGAAACTTCATAACTGTACTACGAATGCTTTCTGTGATATCTAATCGCTGCTCAGACCTGGCGATACTGCTTCTCCAGCAGAATATAGCATTTACGTTAAGCTATCTTTTGACTGGTTCTCTAGATGTTAAGATGGAAGATGTAGAGTTGGTACCACGGTCGCCGCAGGAGTTATTCGAAATCACCTGCCTCATTGAAGAGCTTATGCCGCCGCTACCGACTGATGGCATTTTCAATGTAGATAGTTTACTTGATAGATCTAATAATCAACAAGAAACCGTACAGTGGGAGTGGCGCGATGAAAGACAGTGCTGTCATCCATTTAGCACCATCGATTCTCGAATCATAGAGGTAATGTACATGGATCGCATTtcagtatattacgatatgcGTGACTTAAGTGGTTCATTATTACGCAAATTATGGATGGTGCCCGTGGGCGATATTTACGTCCTACAATGGGTCAGTTGGGTCACAagtatcgtatactattttatagtAATGCTTGCTCAAATCTGCTGTTACGTCTATCAGTGACTTCTGCAGTCCAGTATTGCACCGCGAAGTAGCGcccaagcatagcgagaaccATGAGCATGATGCAATAATAGACATGACATAAGTCAGGATTTAGGCTACTTATtgctataaaattattataattttcatttcatcCATTCTTTTACAAGTtagattattaaatatttcattaataaTTTGTAGATGGCTTTTCAAAATGGAGAAGACGAAATTTGCCTATCCACGCTTGGACGAACTTACACGATAGACTTAACTGTGATGAAACAAATTAATGAAGATATCGGAGTTGCGAGAAGCATATTCCGTAGAGTTAACACTCAGCCCACCGAAGGGGATAACGTACCTTCATCATCATCGTAAGTAACAAACCCAAACGAacttattcaattttaattttcatacaTTTAAATGCTTGTGTAAgatgaataaattttaaatataaaattttattttagcaACTCGTATGTTGTTCCTCTGGTAGTCAAAGTTAACGAGTGGGTCGTGAGTTTCATACGGACGCTATTCTCAGTGTTATATGAGGTTTATAGCAGTTCAGCTGGGCCAGCTGTAAAATGTAAATGCTTAAGAGCATTACTCAGAATGCTATATTACTCCTCAAGCGATGTTCTCAAGGTATGCAAAACTTGTAATTCTGTGCATGAGCACCTTTTATTACTAATTGCATAGTCTTatctaaaaattcaattattgttTTACAGGAAATGCTGAAAAATCAAGTAGTATCATCTCACATAGCTGGCATGTTAGCTTCACAAGACTTGAGAATAGTTATTGGAGCGCTTCAGATGGGAAACATTTTGATGACTAGATTGCCCCACGTTTTTAGAGTCCATTTTCATCGTGAGGGAGTGTTGCATCAAGTACGTCAACTAGCCGATCCAGATATTCCTCTTGGAGTATCACCACCCAAGTGCTCTTCTGGTgagattttttgttaaacATTACGTAttctagaatatattattaatatacaaaTTGTTATAACCATTTTATCATATATTTTAACAGGTACATTACCAAGTCCACAACCAGGACCATCAAATACTCCTCTATCTTCCACCATGACGTTGTCTTCTAGCAGTGCCACATCTCCTGTCGCTTCTCCGACTACGAATGGTAACATTCTTTTCGGTTCGATCGCTACAAGCCAAATGAAGCCAAATCTCGCTGCCACGATGGAGACTCGCAGTAGAACGGATTTAAGTGTCAACGTCGAAGATTCAACTACGCCACCAAACGCTCACATGAGAATTGGTGATGTACTCAAAAGAAAACGACAAAACAAAAAAGGCAGATTTCCGCGTCTGGGCAGTGGTACACCTCAGCAGACTCAACAGCCCGAATCCCTCTTTACGGGTTTCACTCCTAAGAATAGCCGTTTTCTTGGCAACCTTAACCCAGCACGTTGGGGCAAGAAGTCATCATCACCAAACAGTGCAACTGATAAGCGAGATTCGAGTTCATCAACAGGTCTATCCAAACCACCAAGCAATCCAAGCTTAACTGGCAGCAATCGCGAAAAAGCTAAGGCTTGGGTGAGAGAAGAAGCTGTACAATTTTTGACAAGATATCAATTAGACGCTCCATGTACGCATCCAGCTCTCACTGTCTTATCTAGACTTACCGCAGCAATTCAGCATTTGCAGTCTAATGTAAGTTTCATTTTAAAGaactaaaatttttacttattAATAATACCTTTTAAAAGTGATTCATTCATATGatataaatgtattaaatataattgatttaaaatgTTCAAGCAGGAATTGGACGAAATGTATTCTGCACTTACTGAACTTCGTGATGTTATCTTGGAAAGTGACATTTCCCCGTTTGAAATGAATCACAGTGGCCTGATTAAAGCGTTGCTTAACTACCTCACTACGACAGATGCACCTGGCAGTCGATATGATCGTCTAAAGATGTTTTGGAAATTATTCGCAGAGTCTACGGTATGCATAAGCCTGTACATTGAAAATTATCGGGATCTTTTATTTACATCATTAACTAAccaatgttttattttatagttGCAAAAAGATAACATGTCAGACTATCATCCAGGGGCATTTGGTGC
Coding sequences within it:
- the LOC100120365 gene encoding E3 ubiquitin-protein ligase TRIP12 isoform X4; the protein is MADQQDQSSSGGSVEKASASADASKLKGKSSSSGGSSSYRKRQNNNAIQVTLEEKRRRSTIADSQPLQGLSYKQQRPVEFSKGEGRTKNDRRSNGAGLECLYDTDWRQQQRTHQTNYNSSGNNTRIRSSKINLVELNSAPIDCVASRTRSRTPQSPQVYTQGLNNTLDSTLSSGYGSSSRKSSFSNNNLSPSTPLSSHPSTSKGSRGSKVQGGSGCVNNVNGSSSALVGNFVGPSSSSGGVSSSLGGAGVSGQQAKASIRVGNAASNSAESGGGGALTTAHDGGAGTAGSSGYAAPGAAGSSSGALSVSAAATAAVAAVAASNASGSSSSSNAAAAAGSTSSLGGALAANLASAAAAAAAVHTSSAHPPPQHKHLLRSRVKLSNDQIKDFAASGQSQSAKSQSKYHKKDIAASSGSTSRHRSSLRSRKAVAESNTGSGVGVGGGSGTGLTMSGSDSLTNSSGGSSTATPTSVSSSAVAPSGGQVPLPPMAGGGPGPDDESASSQATPTGLNGSGGPSGLSAGTGAAAVATAADSESDDGEVGRLQALLEARGLPPHVFGALGPRMQHLLNRTMGASSGIYLSISAAKAQQLLPGLQAVDDEGEQLQAVISMGEILVMGNEDTLTGFPVKQVVAALINLLSIEHNFVIMTHACRALTYMMEALPRSSTVVVDAVPVFLQKLESIECMDVAEQCLTALAMLSRRHSKTILHAGGVSACLKFVDFFNITAQRAALTITANCCQNLHPDDFHLVSDSLPLLTSRLTNQDKKSVECVCQAFSRLIDSFQHDEVMLYKIVNAELLQNLQQLLMITPPVNSIGNFITVLRMLSVISNRCSDLAILLLQQNIAFTLSYLLTGSLDVKMEDVELVPRSPQELFEITCLIEELMPPLPTDGIFNVDSLLDRSNNQQETVQWEWRDERQCCHPFSTIDSRIIEMAFQNGEDEICLSTLGRTYTIDLTVMKQINEDIGVARSIFRRVNTQPTEGDNVPSSSSNSYVVPLVVKVNEWVVSFIRTLFSVLYEVYSSSAGPAVKCKCLRALLRMLYYSSSDVLKEMLKNQVVSSHIAGMLASQDLRIVIGALQMGNILMTRLPHVFRVHFHREGVLHQVRQLADPDIPLGVSPPKCSSGTLPSPQPGPSNTPLSSTMTLSSSSATSPVASPTTNGNILFGSIATSQMKPNLAATMETRSRTDLSVNVEDSTTPPNAHMRIGDVLKRKRQNKKGRFPRLGSGTPQQTQQPESLFTGFTPKNSRFLGNLNPARWGKKSSSPNSATDKRDSSSSTGLSKPPSNPSLTGSNREKAKAWVREEAVQFLTRYQLDAPCTHPALTVLSRLTAAIQHLQSNELDEMYSALTELRDVILESDISPFEMNHSGLIKALLNYLTTTDAPGSRYDRLKMFWKLFAESTLQKDNMSDYHPGAFGALVSKLSSCVSQLEQFPVKVHDLPAGSGAGRGGTSALKFFNTHQLKCNLQRHPECNNLKQWKGGTVKVDPLALVQTIERYLMVRGYGRIRDAESMVSDDDNSEDDIDDTLAAVVISQGSAKHKLQFLIGDEVLPFNMTVYQAVRQFSCSGIDHSEADADSEPPLGHDAVWVQTHTIYYRPVPEEETSASSKPGSSSQSSSRKGKGKSTKLGSKRKEDSLWLEGTIPQQRCPLTSFLTPSLPPVVTIGDASLDGLCLLRLLYALNRHWGILFPHVKSVNLLSSQEFINSKIAAKASRQLQDPLVIMTGNLPSWLQQIATVCPFLFPFETRQLLFYATSFDRDRALQRLLDSAPELSGSDSQERVTPRLERRKRTISRTDILKQAEQVIQDLASSKALLEVQYVNEVGTGLGPTLEFYALVSKELQRADLELWHGSLSPTEQGYVHINQGLFPAPIPWNTKVSNLAKLKTKFKFLGKFMAKAIYDSRMLDLPFSLTFYRWLLGEESALNLADLAFVDQDVYRSLCKLQDVARRKEVIERDQTLRPSEKAQMIDALDLDGCRIVDLGLAFQLPGYDNIELRKGGSDINVTIQNLDQYIRLVVHWYLYEGVFRQMEAFREGFESVFPPTQLRLFFSEELEAVFCGHAQTGGKWDIKTLSECCRTDHGYTPDSRAIRFLYEVMSEYTSEEQRQFVQFVTGSPRLPVGGFKSLTPPLTIVRKTFDVSMKPDEFLPSVMTCVNYLKLPDYSTLDIMREKLRTAAQEGQHSFHLS
- the LOC100120365 gene encoding E3 ubiquitin-protein ligase TRIP12 isoform X6, with product MADQQDQSSSGGSVEKASASADASKLKGKSSSSGGSSSYRKRQNNNAIQVTLEEKRRRSTIADSQPLQGLSYKQQRPVEFSKGEGRTKNDRRSNGAGLECLYDTDWRQQQRTHQTNYNSSGNNTRIRSSKINLVELNSAPIDCVASRTRSRTPQSPQVYTQGLNNTLDSTLSSGYGSSSRKSSFSNNNLSPSTPLSSHPSTSKGSRGSKVQGGSGCVNNVNGSSSALVGNFVGPSSSSGGVSSSLGGAGVSGQQAKASIRVGNAASNSAESGGGGALTTAHDGGAGTAGSSGYAAPGAAGSSSGALSVSAAATAAVAAVAASNASGSSSSSNAAAAAGSTSSLGGALAANLASAAAAAAAVHTSSAHPPPQHKHLLRSRVKLSNDQIKDFAASGQSQSAKSQSKYHKKDIAASSGSTSRHRSSLRSRKAVAESNTGSGVGVGGGSGTGLTMSGSDSLTNSSGGSSTATPTSVSSSAVAPSGGQVPLPPMAGGGPGPDDESASSQATPTGLNGSGGPSGLSAGTGAAAVATAADSESDDGEVGRLQALLEARGLPPHVFGALGPRMQHLLNRTMGASSAAKAQQLLPGLQAVDDEGEQLQAVISMGEILVMGNEDTLTGFPVKQVVAALINLLSIEHNFVIMTHACRALTYMMEALPRSSTVVVDAVPVFLQKLESIECMDVAEQCLTALAMLSRRHSKTILHAGGVSACLKFVDFFNITAQRAALTITANCCQNLHPDDFHLVSDSLPLLTSRLTNQDKKSVECVCQAFSRLIDSFQHDEVMLYKIVNAELLQNLQQLLMITPPVNSIGNFITVLRMLSVISNRCSDLAILLLQQNIAFTLSYLLTGSLDVKMEDVELVPRSPQELFEITCLIEELMPPLPTDGIFNVDSLLDRSNNQQETVQWEWRDERQCCHPFSTIDSRIIEMAFQNGEDEICLSTLGRTYTIDLTVMKQINEDIGVARSIFRRVNTQPTEGDNVPSSSSNSYVVPLVVKVNEWVVSFIRTLFSVLYEVYSSSAGPAVKCKCLRALLRMLYYSSSDVLKEMLKNQVVSSHIAGMLASQDLRIVIGALQMGNILMTRLPHVFRVHFHREGVLHQVRQLADPDIPLGVSPPKCSSGTLPSPQPGPSNTPLSSTMTLSSSSATSPVASPTTNGNILFGSIATSQMKPNLAATMETRSRTDLSVNVEDSTTPPNAHMRIGDVLKRKRQNKKGRFPRLGSGTPQQTQQPESLFTGFTPKNSRFLGNLNPARWGKKSSSPNSATDKRDSSSSTGLSKPPSNPSLTGSNREKAKAWVREEAVQFLTRYQLDAPCTHPALTVLSRLTAAIQHLQSNELDEMYSALTELRDVILESDISPFEMNHSGLIKALLNYLTTTDAPGSRYDRLKMFWKLFAESTLQKDNMSDYHPGAFGALVSKLSSCVSQLEQFPVKVHDLPAGSGAGRGGTSALKFFNTHQLKCNLQRHPECNNLKQWKGGTVKVDPLALVQTIERYLMVRGYGRIRDAESMVSDDDNSEDDIDDTLAAVVISQGSAKHKLQFLIGDEVLPFNMTVYQAVRQFSCSGIDHSEADADSEPPLGHDAVWVQTHTIYYRPVPEEETSASSKPGSSSQSSSRKGKGKSTKLGSKRKEDSLWLEGTIPQQRCPLTSFLTPSLPPVVTIGDASLDGLCLLRLLYALNRHWGILFPHVKSVNLLSSQEFINSKIAAKASRQLQDPLVIMTGNLPSWLQQIATVCPFLFPFETRQLLFYATSFDRDRALQRLLDSAPELSGSDSQERVTPRLERRKRTISRTDILKQAEQVIQDLASSKALLEVQYVNEVGTGLGPTLEFYALVSKELQRADLELWHGSLSPTEQGYVHINQGLFPAPIPWNTKVSNLAKLKTKFKFLGKFMAKAIYDSRMLDLPFSLTFYRWLLGEESALNLADLAFVDQDVYRSLCKLQDVARRKEVIERDQTLRPSEKAQMIDALDLDGCRIVDLGLAFQLPGYDNIELRKGGSDINVTIQNLDQYIRLVVHWYLYEGVFRQMEAFREGFESVFPPTQLRLFFSEELEAVFCGHAQTGGKWDIKTLSECCRTDHGYTPDSRAIRFLYEVMSEYTSEEQRQFVQFVTGSPRLPVGGFKSLTPPLTIVRKTFDVSMKPDEFLPSVMTCVNYLKLPDYSTLDIMREKLRTAAQEGQHSFHLS
- the LOC100120365 gene encoding E3 ubiquitin-protein ligase TRIP12 isoform X5, encoding MADQQDQSSSGGSVEKASASADASKLKGKSSSSGGSSSYRKRQNNNAIQVTLEEKRRRSTIADSQPLQGLSYKQQRPVEFSKGEGRTKNDRRSNGAGLECLYDTDWRQQQRTHQTNYNSSGNNTRIRSSKINLVELNSAPIDCVASRTRSRTPQSPQVYTQGLNNTLDSTLSSGYGSSSRKSSFSNNNLSPSTPLSSHPSTSKGSKVQGGSGCVNNVNGSSSALVGNFVGPSSSSGGVSSSLGGAGVSGQQAKASIRVGNAASNSAESGGGGALTTAHDGGAGTAGSSGYAAPGAAGSSSGALSVSAAATAAVAAVAASNASGSSSSSNAAAAAGSTSSLGGALAANLASAAAAAAAVHTSSAHPPPQHKHLLRSRVKLSNDQIKDFAASGQSQSAKSQSKYHKKDIAASSGSTSRHRSSLRSRKAVAESNTGSGVGVGGGSGTGLTMSGSDSLTNSSGGSSTATPTSVSSSAVAPSGGQVPLPPMAGGGPGPDDESASSQATPTGLNGSGGPSGLSAGTGAAAVATAADSESDDGEVGRLQALLEARGLPPHVFGALGPRMQHLLNRTMGASSGIYLSISAAKAQQLLPGLQAVDDEGEQLQAVISMGEILVMGNEDTLTGFPVKQVVAALINLLSIEHNFVIMTHACRALTYMMEALPRSSTVVVDAVPVFLQKLESIECMDVAEQCLTALAMLSRRHSKTILHAGGVSACLKFVDFFNITAQRAALTITANCCQNLHPDDFHLVSDSLPLLTSRLTNQDKKSVECVCQAFSRLIDSFQHDEVMLYKIVNAELLQNLQQLLMITPPVNSIGNFITVLRMLSVISNRCSDLAILLLQQNIAFTLSYLLTGSLDVKMEDVELVPRSPQELFEITCLIEELMPPLPTDGIFNVDSLLDRSNNQQETVQWEWRDERQCCHPFSTIDSRIIEMAFQNGEDEICLSTLGRTYTIDLTVMKQINEDIGVARSIFRRVNTQPTEGDNVPSSSSNSYVVPLVVKVNEWVVSFIRTLFSVLYEVYSSSAGPAVKCKCLRALLRMLYYSSSDVLKEMLKNQVVSSHIAGMLASQDLRIVIGALQMGNILMTRLPHVFRVHFHREGVLHQVRQLADPDIPLGVSPPKCSSGTLPSPQPGPSNTPLSSTMTLSSSSATSPVASPTTNGNILFGSIATSQMKPNLAATMETRSRTDLSVNVEDSTTPPNAHMRIGDVLKRKRQNKKGRFPRLGSGTPQQTQQPESLFTGFTPKNSRFLGNLNPARWGKKSSSPNSATDKRDSSSSTGLSKPPSNPSLTGSNREKAKAWVREEAVQFLTRYQLDAPCTHPALTVLSRLTAAIQHLQSNELDEMYSALTELRDVILESDISPFEMNHSGLIKALLNYLTTTDAPGSRYDRLKMFWKLFAESTLQKDNMSDYHPGAFGALVSKLSSCVSQLEQFPVKVHDLPAGSGAGRGGTSALKFFNTHQLKCNLQRHPECNNLKQWKGGTVKVDPLALVQTIERYLMVRGYGRIRDAESMVSDDDNSEDDIDDTLAAVVISQGSAKHKLQFLIGDEVLPFNMTVYQAVRQFSCSGIDHSEADADSEPPLGHDAVWVQTHTIYYRPVPEEETSASSKPGSSSQSSSRKGKGKSTKLGSKRKEDSLWLEGTIPQQRCPLTSFLTPSLPPVVTIGDASLDGLCLLRLLYALNRHWGILFPHVKSVNLLSSQEFINSKIAAKASRQLQDPLVIMTGNLPSWLQQIATVCPFLFPFETRQLLFYATSFDRDRALQRLLDSAPELSGSDSQERVTPRLERRKRTISRTDILKQAEQVIQDLASSKALLEVQYVNEVGTGLGPTLEFYALVSKELQRADLELWHGSLSPTEQGYVHINQGLFPAPIPWNTKVSNLAKLKTKFKFLGKFMAKAIYDSRMLDLPFSLTFYRWLLGEESALNLADLAFVDQDVYRSLCKLQDVARRKEVIERDQTLRPSEKAQMIDALDLDGCRIVDLGLAFQLPGYDNIELRKGGSDINVTIQNLDQYIRLVVHWYLYEGVFRQMEAFREGFESVFPPTQLRLFFSEELEAVFCGHAQTGGKWDIKTLSECCRTDHGYTPDSRAIRFLYEVMSEYTSEEQRQFVQFVTGSPRLPVGGFKSLTPPLTIVRKTFDVSMKPDEFLPSVMTCVNYLKLPDYSTLDIMREKLRTAAQEGQHSFHLS